Below is a genomic region from Vitis riparia cultivar Riparia Gloire de Montpellier isolate 1030 chromosome 5, EGFV_Vit.rip_1.0, whole genome shotgun sequence.
GCATCACTACCTCATGTTCTATGCACGCTCGAAGCAGACTCGGTGATAGAGAGAGTCTTTAAAAAAGGGTAGAGCACTAAAGGGTAGGGTTCTCTAAGCCTTCAATCTCTTTCAGTCTTAAAAAATACCATATAAGTGGAAGTTGAGAAATGTTTAAAAGCACTTGAAATCTGAAAAATTGAAGACATTGTTTTAACATGTAAGAATTGCAATGGCGAGGGTACGTTGTCGATCTATTTTCAATTCCGCTTATGATCTGATTACTATTATTTATGTCTATCATATAGTAATTGAGCTACCAGAAGgactttatattattattattattattcaaaaataatattttcaacatatataaaaaaaaaaaaatgatgatgttaATCAATTCTTCACATCCAGGTAGGACTATGAAGCATGGTCAACTTATTTCGTAGGCTTTGAAAATGGAGTGCGAACAACCAATTGATCATGATATCTACAAGAAAATGtaactattaataaaatttctagTCCCTTCAATATCtaaactataaataattttttaagttccTCCAATTTCTTAATAACTTGTTATATACCTTATCACGCAAGAATTCATGTGCAATACAAGCAATGgtttaagataattaaaattatattaataacttATCCAGATTTATACTCCAACATCATCCCAAAGTTGTTGTGAAACAAATCATGCATGTGTTATGTTAAATTAGCAAGTTGTAATAACAAACTGAATTGGATCCATTAATTTTGCTAATGGTTTATAGTAACTAGGGggacatattttaatatataaactataaaaatctatatttttttatttgttttcaatgtGATTGGTTCCCTAGAAAATCTTATGTAAGAATCATGACAATCCAAAATGGTTTGAAAATTTCGTGGCACATCAAAATAATGtgatggtgtttttttttttttttttttttattgaatagaaaaagcgaaaaccaaaaaacaaacaacacaaattcataatttaaactaaaaaatacatttatcaTTTGCCTTCTCAtgctaaaaaattcataattaaaaattactCATAATCAATACTTTAGTGACTattatattttcatgttttggattttaattattttaatccaTTCTATCTTCATTATTTAGGGAAAAGAGGAATTGATAAGTtttaacaaatatgaaaattaagtaTTCAAAACCTTTCCTAACACAATTTCATTTgaaacttaaatatgaaaaatagttttcctaATTTATCATTGGCGAAGACACTAAACTCATGGGCAATGAAAAATTTTCCATGAAGTTTCTAAGTCGAAAAATTATTGTAgccttaaaaacaatttttttggaaagagGTTTCAAATCTCTCTAATAAATCActaatttggaaattggagataaaaagacaaaaaatgacaaaaatctaAAACCAATCTGGATGACATTCCAAACGCGGCATTCAATTATATTTCTTGcttcaaattcattcatttatatataaatataaaataattttaaaatacttaaaattttaatgatatatatatatatatatatatatatatatatatatatatatatacattataatacaatcaaatagcaaaaaatgattttccttaataattttttatataaatataaaaataattatttaagtgtATCAAAAGGCCCAAAACTCTTTCTACATGCACAAGGGCGTTTGGATAGATCAAAGCAACCCGGATGGGAATGAATCGCTCTTGGTTGGGATAAGCCTTAACACAGCGCCCAAacactttctttctctctcaatttttttattttttattttttataaaaataaaaataaataaataaataaaaaggccCTTTTACATTCCACTGCGAATCGCGATCTCTCTCCATATCTCGCCGGCGCCGATCTCTATTATCGCCTCAGGTCAGTAATCTCACTGGGTGTTAGGGTTTTGGAATTCGGTTCAAAGTGGGTGAAGGCTTTCTTGAGTTATTTTGGTTTCAATCTCTGATTTGGGTGCCGAGAATGTGGAGTTTTGATTGGGCTACTGTCTtgttatattttcttcttgggtgtttggttgctgagaaaaaggAGGGAGGatgagaaaatgattttgtttcttttatttttcatgtttcttgTGTTGTTTTGGTTGCTGAGGAAGTGGCGATTTCCATTTGGCTGCTGGGAACATGGagggaaaaatgagaaaatggtgttttttttcttcaaaattcatGTTTTTGTGTTGTTTGCTGAGAAAGTTGAGGAAATTCTGTGAAAGGGTTATCTTCTTCAACTTATTCCATATTATGACAGATTCAAGccccaattttctttctctttctgttCCTATGCTTCTTTTTATCAAGTTGGAATTGTTAGAGGTTTCTGAACTTACCCTATGGATGGGCAGTTTTCTGTTGTTTTACccaatgtttggtttttgagaaaaatttaggaagagaaagtaatagaaaattttgaacctTATGGTTAATGTCATTTAAGTTTAAATGAAAGTCAATTTCTGGAAAATGGATGTGCTTGACTAAATTGAGTGAAGATTTTTAGTTTCTTAGGTATCTAACAACTGCAAGCTTTGGATAATCCTATCCTCCATTATTCTTCACATTCTTACTCCTGATTTGAAATCCATGCTTCATATGATTAATGTGTTTTATTATCAATGTTCATTACAAAATGAGATTTGCCAAATTTGAGTCTAAGAAAGGAAAagattttttaatgaaattcacatTAAATCTCAAGCTTGGAATATTGAATATGTGAGACAGTTTCTCGTGTCTACTTGTAACTCTAATGTGGCCTGTTTGTTTTAATGTTCAGTGAGGAATTTGAATCTTTTAAGCATATTATGAGCTTATGCGCAGATAAGCAAAGATCAAAATTTGTAACCTAAGAGTGAtgctttggtttctttttgtggGAGATGTATTGACCCCTATGGCATGTTGAGTGGCTTTTTCTTGTATAGTCTCATGAGGTACCATATATTGATGTATAGGTCTCATTAGTGTAATGGATAGAGCCTATCTGTCTCTTCTTTTGATCAGAtttgttaattttgaaaaggattCCTCGTAATTCATCTGTACTTGTAAATCCGTAtcgatgaatattttgtttctgatcaaagagagatagagagagaagcACACTTTATGTGTTGTTTATTGATctgtaattttggaaattagttgTTTATgtagtgtttattttttatttttgatggcTTTCTGTATGGTTTCCATGatgcatttgttttttttatttatggcaATTGAGTGGATTGTTATTGGGGAATGGAGTAGGTAAGCGTCATTAACGATTCAGGAGAGTTGGGAATGAATAAGTGGAGAAAGCACTCTTCTGAGGTGTATCAGAAAAGTTTTGAAGACTAATCAGGATGGTCATGTATAATCTTTTTAAGGACTTAATCTTATGTGATTGCTGAACGTGtctttttttcccctctctTTTTGTGGTTCAAATAAAGTGATATTTTTGGTGCCCTTGCTGCACCCAATAGAAAATGTACACAAGTTCCAATAGTTATTGTAATCgcaatttcaaaaaatgaagCATGGGGATTAGACTTAGTACATGGTACCGTATGTTTGTGCTTGAGATCCAAGAGTATTTGGAggtgtatttttgtttttccagaTTCCTCCCCTTATGTACACATTTTTCCATATAAACCATGTTGAATTTAGACCCTGCTTATTCTAGGTTCAACCTACTTCCTTGGGATTTGGATATATCTATAGCAACAATCACATTGATTCACCATCTATCGTACCAAGATTTCTTCAGAAAGGATGTCAATCTTCTTAAACCCACTCCATTATATTGTATGATAGATAGAAGTCTTAATTGAGTGTTCTATCATAATCATGATCCACATGCCTGAATGTTCTGGTATACTTCTAAGCTTAACTGATGGACCTACAAGCATTATCATGATCAAATTTGATGGACTTGCCTTGCTCTGACTGAATTACATGTGTTCTCTATACATAGGATACTGATTGGAGACATGGATGGAGAAGTCCCAAATATAAAGAAGTGGATAGTCTTCTATCCTGtttatattaattcaaaaaagaCCATAGCTGAGGGGCGGCGGCTAAGCACCAGTAAAGCATGTGAAAATCCAACTTGCGCCGAGATTGGTGACTGCTGCAGCCATCTCAAACTCCCATTTGCAATTGAGGTTTGTCATTACTAAATtggcaaaatattttattaaattatctGCTTTTATGCTGGTAtgcttaaattttataataggagttgtgaatttatttatttatatagtaATTGCTATTGTTTGTCCATTGAAGATTGATAAGGCATATCCACGTGATTTCATGCAACGAGGGAGAGTGAGAGTGTTGCTGAAAAAGGAAGATGGAACTTTATATAATCCTGCCATTTCTTCCCGTAAGGATGCTCTTtgttattttatcttattttatttttaaattttttaacctttttcttTGTTGCATGATTATAAAACTGTGATTGTGTTTTTAGGTTAAGTGATGTCCAAGTTTATCTCAAGTCTTCTTAGCATGCAATTACTTCCCAGAAAATGCAGTACCTTGTATTTGTGTCCCTACCATCATAATTTCATCATTCATAGATTTATCAATATCTTTCCTAGAGTAACTAAAAATAGATGGGCTTTGTTGATGtatttggtatttttttcttgataggcAAAAGGATTATATATAGAAAGCACCAAAGTAAAAGGTGCAACAAAGTCTTAACATAATGTATACATTTGTCACCAAAATGCTTTAATGTctacatgtgatcctatgtcgtttgaaatttcatcaattggtatcagaacTCATACATGGATGACATTTGAGCTGcatattttggttattttgggttgctttgtttttttgtttgaggGGTTTGTAGCCTCGTATACTacctgtatgctttgcggctTCTTAGCCTcctttaatacaattgcttgcttataaaaataaaaaataaaaataaaattaaaaataaaatattttggttattttggGTTTCCCGATTTCTAGTTTGGAAGCCATTTTTTGGAGCTTTTTTTTATTCGTTTGGTGTTGATTCTCGGTTTTCAAGCCCGATTGATGTTGGAGACTTGTAGAAAATATTGTTTGGagcaaaacccttttttttttatggtttttggaGCTCATTTGATGGGATTTCGAAAATTAGGGCTTATTTTGGTTCTTccttttatgtgttttttgtgtaatttttgGGTTTAGATTGAAGGATTgatgtttgaggatggaaaCCTAAGTGTTTTCGTCGAAAAATGCACAAAATTTTGGccgaaaaaaaataaaaataaaaattctccaTAAGAACCAGGTTGTGTTCAGCCCGGTGGAAAAGATGAACAGTGCATGATGACGTCATCATGAcgtcatatataaaaaaaaacatttttttttgttgtcttgGTATTCTTGGAATTATTATGCATTtgttaaatttggttttattgagacaattataattattattgttttttatggtataatttttatcttataccaataatgttgtcctaggccttttttgttaaatatttaaatttattatggcAATAAAGAACAATTGTGCGATTGCCTATCGCAATTCCAAGTGTGTCAAGTTgtgcaaattaaatatttgagtttatcatgacaatagtgaacatatatgtggttgcctatcgtgatcctatatgtgtcaaattgtctttgttgagatattttgtCTCCCACTTTTGGTGGTtgctttattattatgattactAAGGTCCATACGGGTATTGTAATTGCCCTATCGATGATTATAATATTTGGTAGAATGCTTAAATTGGTGAAGGaagttaattatatattatgaatCGTACTAATTTTCTATGGCTCTTCCGGTAATAAAATTAGTGCATCTtagttgtgatatttaattagttgtcctTACAGCtgtgaaatttcaaaattccaagctaTTGCTAAATTGAGAAATTCTGGAAACTAGCAAATAACATgatattgtttaattttgttattttccaGCTACTAACAATCCTGGAATTACTCTACAATTATCTACCATCAAGCCTCTTACTGGAAATAACTTTGAGGAATGGTATGAGTCTTTCAATATGCATATGACTCTGCACAATTTGGACTTGGCTTTAAGAGTTGATGAGCCAAGTAAGCCCACTGATGTGAGCTCTGCTGATGAAAGATCCTTTTATGAGAGATGGGAGCACTCCAATAGGAGTTGTTTGATAGgattatcacccaaaatggttttaaaaaaaaatacaattgacagatgcatatatttgagggtTAATGAGAGTAGTTACatattttttgtcttatatgttgatgatatattactcgcatcaaatgattctgacttgttgattgagacaaagcacatgttgtcaacccattttgacatgaaggatcttggtgaggCTTCTTATGTTTTGGGCATAAAGATTCTTCGTGATAGGGCTAATGGGgtgcttaaattgtctcaaagaacctatattgagaagatattaaagaggttcaatatgcacaactGTAGTTCTACTAGAGCGccaattgtgaagggtgataaGTTTTCAAAGGCTCAGTGTCCTCAAATGATGATTACAGAGAGGAAATGAGAaccattccttattcatctttggttgacagccttatgtatgctcaagtatgCACACGCcctgatattgcttttgttgtgggcATGTTGGGAAGGTACTTGAGCAATCCTGGGAGTCAATTCACTTGACtgacccattaagtcaagtggtccaaatAATGTGTATAATATGTGATATATATAAGTgcaaaaaaaagtttattattcTTGGGGCCTTGATAAAAGGGCACGCACTGCACACTTGTCTTGAGAGCACACACAGACTGAATCTTGGGTGTAGAAAGGCTAGAGCTCATTGAACCCGAATTTTCATACCATCACGAACTGAGCATATTCTTGGACACCAGTGGAGCACGAAAATGGCTTTCCATAGCATTAATCAAGGTAAGCATTTCATTTATTGTCATTTAATGCATGCTTTAATGTCTACATGTGATCCTGTGtcttaaaatttcatcaaacgACATTGGATCACATGTAGACATTAAAGCATGCATTAAATGGCAATAAATAAAATGCTTACCTTGATTAATGCCATGGAAAGCTATTTTCGTGCTCCACTGGTATCCAAGAATATGCTCAGTCCGTGATGGTATGAAAATTCGGGTttaatgagctcttccctttcTACACCCAAGATTCAGTCCGTGTGTGCTCTCAAGACGAGTGTGTAGTGCGTGCCCTTTTTTCAGCCCACAGAAGAAGaagtcttcctttgcacttatatatataaattcatatatatcacacattatttggaccacttgacttaatgggtcagtcaagtgaattagggtaagcccataaaaaatcaagtaacAATATGTGTCCAGCCTCATTATAGACcacaatgtaaaaataaaataacattgatttatagtattatcacattgattatgtaagtccacgcataaaaaattccaacaattctcccacttggactacatcacaacatatacataatcattgtcccatagaatctcatcaaaacaaataatcatacatgtttcattgcttgattcatagggaaatatacaataatagcaatccttccaacaatagcataatattacaataccaaaaatggctcccactaacttaatGCAACCTAGGCTCCCAACAACCTCATTTGAAATACATGTTCATGAAACACAACTAtgggtaagccttttgttagtggatccgccaacataccttttgtggacatgtgttcaatatcaataagagactctgccactttctccttaacaaaatagaactttacatcaatatgtttggagcGAGAAGTACTCCTAATGTTCTTAGAGAAAGCAACAACTGcggaattatcacaaaataatttcagcggtctagaaatggagtcaacaactcCTAAAGCTGAAATAAAATTCCGCATCCATATAGCATGAcaacaagcctcataacatgTCACATACTATGCCTCCATAGTTGAGGATGTTGTAAGTGTTtgcttgacacttttccaagataaactcaaatatttaatttgcacaacttgacacacttggaattgcgataggcaatcacacaagtgttttttattgtcataataagtttaaatatttaacaaaaaggGTCTAGGACAACATTATtggtataagataaaaaattataccataaagaacaataataataataattgtcccaataaaaccaaatttaacaaatgcataataataccaacacaacaaaaaaaaaaaaaagttttttttatgacGTCATCATGCACTGTTCATCTTCTCCATCGGGCTAGACACGACCCGGTTCTTCTGGAGAAAAAAGTTCGGCCAAAATTTTGTGCATTTTCCGATGAAAACACTTAGGTTTTCATCCTCAAACATCAATCCTTCAAtctaaacccaaaaaaattacacaaaaaacGCATAAAATGAAGAACCAAAATAAGCCCTAATTTTCGAAATCCCATCAAATGAGCTccaaaaaccacaaaaaaaaaaaaaaaaaggttttgctCCAAACAATATTTTCTACAAGTCTCCAACATCAATCGAGCTTGAAAACTAAAGAATCAACaccaaacgaaaaaaaaaaaaagccccaAAAATGGCTTCCAAACCAAAAAACAGGAAACCCAAAATAACCTAAATATGCAGCTCAAATGTCATCCATgcatgctctgataccaattgatgaaattttaaacaacATAGGATCACATGTAAACATTAAAATATGCATTAATGTAGACATTAATCTTTAATGCATGTTTTAATGTctacatgtgatcctatgtcgttaaaatttcatcaattggtatcagagcatgcATGGATGACATTTGAGTTGCATATTTAGGTTATTTTGGGTTTCCCGTTTTCTAGTTTGGAAGCCATTTTTGGGGCTTTTTTTTTCGTTTGGTGTTGATTCTCAGTT
It encodes:
- the LOC117913844 gene encoding signal recognition particle 19 kDa protein, giving the protein MDGEVPNIKKWIVFYPVYINSKKTIAEGRRLSTSKACENPTCAEIGDCCSHLKLPFAIEIDKAYPRDFMQRGRVRVLLKKEDGTLYNPAISSRKELMRHVAELVPRHPGRVKKQEPASTSNTGSSKSGKGGKKKR